Within the Corticium candelabrum chromosome 6, ooCorCand1.1, whole genome shotgun sequence genome, the region TAGAGCAGTAAATAAGAATCAATGAAAATAACCGCAGATTTCTTCTCGTTCTGTAAAGGTGGACCTGGAACAGGCAAAGGCAAGGTCATCGAGCATCTTCGTTCGACGTTCGGTTTCCAACTCATAAACGGCGAAGACTTGATAGTGCGCGGGATACCCAAAAAACTGAAGATTTCGCGTAACATTGTGTTGAAAACGCATGAGGACATAAAACTGTTGCTGGACGACGAACCTCATCATTTGTCATTGGAATGGCTGTGCAAGATGGTGAGTCAGGAAATAATGGATCGGCAAGTGAAAGAGATGCGGAATGTTTATTTGGTCGATTTGATGCCGAACTTGAAGTTCATGTTGAAGAATGAACATTTGGTGAAGGAGGATTGTGCTGCGGCAATAAACGAGTTTGAAGCAAAGGTAATTGAGTCAGTAATCTTGGTGTATATTGAAGTATACAGACTGTCTTTTACAGTATGTGACTCtatgtgtgtcagtgtggtTACATGTTGTgtgtagttttgtttgtttgtttgtgactgtctttttgtctgtttgtttgtttgtttgtttgtgaatgtttggttgtttgtttgtgaatgtttgtttgtttgcttgtttgtttgtttgtgaatgtttgtttgttgtttgtttgtgactgtctgtttgtttgtttgtttgtggctatgtttgtttctttgtttgattgttgttgttttgttttttgttcatttgtttgtttgtgactatctgtctgtctgtttgtttgtttgtttgtaaccatgtctgtttgttagttagttagCTAGTGACtactgtgttttgtgtgtgtgtgtgtgtgtgtgtgtgtgtgtgtgtgtgtgtgtgtgtgtgtgtgtgtgtgtgtgtgtgtctgtgtctgtgtctgtgtctgtgtctgtgtttatgtctgtgtctgtgtctgtgtctgtgtctgtgtttatgtctgtgtctgtgtctgtgtctgtgtctgtgtccgtgcatttgtttgtgtgtgtgtgtgtgtgtgtgtgtgtgtgtgtgtgtgtgtgtgtgtgtgtgtgtctgtgtgtgtctgtgtctgtgtctgtgtctgtgtctgtgtctgtgtttatgtctgtgtctgtgtctgtgtctgtgtctgtgtgcgtgcatttgtttgtgtgtgtgtgtgtgtgtgtgtgtgtgtgtgtgtgtgtgtgtgtgtgtgtgtgtgtgtgtgtgtgtgtgtctgtgtgtctgtgtctgtgtctgtgtctgtgtctgtgtctgtgtctgtgtctgtgtctgtgtctgtgtgtctgtgtctgtgtctgtggctgtgtgtgtgtgtgtgtgtgtgtgtgtgtgtgtgtgtgtgtgtgtgtgtgtgtgtgtgtgtgtgtgtgtgtgtgtgtgtttgcttatttCTTCATGCAGTACATCTGCCTACCTGTTGGTCAATTGCTATTTTGATcgctcatctgtctgtctgtctttctatctgtttgtttgctcgtctgtctgtctgtctgtctgtctgctttgtctgtctttctgtcaaagctgtctgtctgtctgtctgtctgtctgtctgtctgtctgtctgtctgtctgtctgtctctttgtctgtctgtttgtctgtctgtttgtctgtcttcgtttattgaaacacaaactctacattacatttgtaacactaaatgcaaacaagctattgaGTTCAGcatctatttgtatgtttctctttttgtctgtgtgtccgtctgtctgtctgttggtctgtccgtttgtgtgtgtgtgtgtgtgtgtgtgtgtgtgtgtgtgtgtgtgtgtgtgtgtgtgtgtgtgtgtgtgtgtgtgtgtgtgtgtgtgtgtgtgtgtgtgtgtgtgtacatctgCTTTTCATTGGCAACTACTTCCCTGTCTTGCTACAAGAATTGTGCATATCTATGTGCTACACAATGACATGTAATGTGAATGACAGCCACATGTATAGTAACATTGCCTCATACCATTCACCCACACAAATCACTCATCCAGACACCTTCTGATATCGCAACCCGTTTGGATGAGCGACGCTCTACTGTAGCAATGTATTTCCACTTTCTGCATTTGTCTATCACTTTCATCTTTTCTACTATCAGTTTCCAGGTACAGTCACTGTGGAGCTACATCTGCCTGTTGAATACCTAGCCAAGACAAAGTCATTGTTTCATCCGAGACTAACGAATACCAAAGACAGTCCAGGCGGCCAGAGTGACGAAGCTGATATGTCCCGCACGTCCAGAAGACATGCGCTGTATGAGAAGGCGGCCAACTCGTTTGTTAAATATTTTTCACAAGCTGAGCGTTTGATCGAGGTCGATGCCTCATCGGGAGACAAGGTGGCAATATGGGAGGCTGTCAGGAAGTTGATGTCGAGTTTACGCTTTTCAGCAAAGATTCATGATCATGTCTTGGTGTTGTTCAATTTTAGTGAgtatagttgtgtgtgtgtgtgtgtgtgtgtgtgtgtgtgtgtgtgtgtgtgtgtgtgtctgtgtgtgtctgtgtgtgtctttgtctatgtctgtgtttgtgtctgtgtctgtgtctgtgtctgtgtctgtgtctttgtctgtgtgtgtgtgtgtgtctgtgtgtgtgtgtgtgtctgtgtgtgtgtgtgtgtgtgtgtgtgtgtgtgtgtgtgtgtgtgtgtgtgtgtgtgtgtgtgtgtgtgtggtgtgtgtgtgtgtgtgtgtgtgtgtgtgtgtgtgtgtggtgtgtgtgtgtgtgtgtgtgtgtgtgtgtgtgtgtcatgtgt harbors:
- the LOC134180674 gene encoding uncharacterized protein LOC134180674; this translates as MGCTDSKIGDTATALSQLRASTTSQTCSHVDVRTGARVETTVSEHDPVVIMIFGGPGTGKGKVIEHLRSTFGFQLINGEDLIVRGIPKKLKISRNIVLKTHEDIKLLLDDEPHHLSLEWLCKMVSQEIMDRQVKEMRNVYLVDLMPNLKFMLKNEHLVKEDCAAAINEFEAKFPGTVTVELHLPVEYLAKTKSLFHPRLTNTKDSPGGQSDEADMSRTSRRHALYEKAANSFVKYFSQAERLIEVDASSGDKVAIWEAVRKLMSSLRFSAKIHDHVLVLFNFSNLHLDWNLLNMHVIRLVEIASTTDSVESAVETLARYVETTSFECLKFVVQVEGSQLDNIKTEQLKRAVMFTAPAPGHCDQQVREINDAIGQPDYFKALCSTDDETLVFPSSLGNEFCRRLTLLFSESHKACSKKTTGNCL